DNA from Mustela erminea isolate mMusErm1 chromosome 18, mMusErm1.Pri, whole genome shotgun sequence:
TGGATACAGTATCAAGTCACAGTGAATCACATCCTGTGAAAGTTTTCAGGTCCTTTTCAAATCTTGTTTAGGAGCATGCAGCTGGAGCAGAATTGCTTTGCTTCAAAGAACAGCCCCACTGTTGATGAGAGGAACAACCTTGGCCTTCCCATtgttctgtgccttgatttcctcacctgtaaagtgggcAGAATAATAATACCCATCCTGGTGTCATCGTGAGGACGAAATGAATTATTATATGTGAAATGCTTTGCAGAGTGCCTGGCATTCCACATGTCAGCAGAAAGCCTCCCAGGCTGCAGGGGCTTCTGACCCTGGGCACTCGCCGGCCTTCTGTGTTACCAAGAGAGCTGGCAACACTAGCTGGCTGGAACTGATTAAGATTTCGTTCTGGCTTTATTCTTAAGGCTTTCTTCTGATGATAGCAAGGGGATACTGGTTTTCTAGTTACAATCTTGACAGggataaattttgataaaatttaaatttaaaaagtttcctatggggcgcctgggtagctcagtgggtgaaggcctctgccttcggctcaagtcatgatccccggggtcctggaattgagccccgcatgggactctctgctcagcagggagcctgcttcccatcacCCCcgctccgcctgcctctctgcctacttgtgatctctgatctctgtcaaataaataaataaaatctttttaaaaaataataaaattaaatttaaaatttcatactAATAAGGGGTGACTTCCCTTTCGGTTCCCTTTCCCATCAGATCTGGACGCTTGTCTTGGTGGAAAAGGGCTTATGtttgggaaaaggagggaaaagaaaccGAAGCTGGCTTCCCAGTGCTTACAGTCTCGAGCATATAGCTGATGGCCTGGTTTCAAACAaggtaatgaaataaaataaaaataaaaagtaaactaaaataaataagaaggggTGATTTAAGAATATGACAAAATTCTTCCAAGTGGTACCCACTGTCTGGAGCCTGCAAACCCTGGTAACCTCATGACTCCAATCTTCTTTGACCTCCGATGATAGGACAGAGGCATCCCCGCCCTCAGCAGAGCTGGCACACCTGCACCCTCCTTccactcctccctgcctctccttgcCGTCTCCTCCCTCAGTCCCGCGGCCACAGCGGCAGCGGCCACTTGCTCTCCCCGCCTGCCCTCCTCACACTCCCGTTTGATCACCCAGAACCCGCAAACCGCCAAAGCCACCCTGGGTCTCCTAAGCCCTTCCTGGAACCGGCCTTGGCAGCAGATGAAAGACACCTCGCCACCCCTTATCTCTGCCGCGTGACCCGCGCTAGTGGGTTCCGTTCCCCCCCCCCAGGGGCGGGGGATACTGGTGGCCCCGCCCTCTGACCCATGCCCTGCCTGACCCTCCTCAAATGCACCCAGAGAAGACTCTGCGCCCCCAGTCCGCGCCCCGCCCCGGCTGGTCCAGCCCCGCCTTGCAGCAGGTTAAGAGCCCCCCAGAGCCGGGAGCTGTGGACAGAAGCGCACTCGTGGGGGGACCAGCCAGTCTGGTTGTCATGGCGACGGCGCGGTTGGCCTGGGCCCTACGGACCACCTCCGTGGGAGGAAGGCTGCGCGGTCCCCGAGGCCCTGGGGGTGCCCGGAGACTGAGCGGCAGCGCACGACGGCGGACGGCCAGGGGCGCCAGCCCAGGTCGCCGGCTCAGCACCGCCTGGGCGCCGGCCCAGCCCGCACGGGAAGGGCCCGAGGGCGCCGAGGACGACCTCCGCTCGCCTGCCCGGGAAGAGCAGGAGTGGACACCGCCCCCGGCGCCCCCGGGCCCTCCCGACCCCCCGGGGCCCCCGGCCGGCCGCTCGCTGGTGCAACGAGACATCCAGGCCTTTCTGAACCAGTGCGGAGCCAGCCCCGGGGAGGCGCGCCACTGGCTCACGCAGTTCCAGACTTGCTACCACTCCGCAGACAAGCCCTTCGCAGTCATCGAGGTGAGCGGAGGCCGGCGCCGGCCGTGCCACAGCGACGGGATGTATGGGGGCTGTCCGGCGACGTGTCGCCAGGCATGGCGGGACCCGCTGCGACTCTGCACAGCGGAAGCCGAAAGGGTGAGACGGTGCCGGGACGAGTGCCCGGCGCCGGGTGAAGCTGCGCGCTGCTCCCATAGTCTCACGCCCAGCCCAGGCGAGGAGACTGGGGGACCGTAATCCCCCAAGTGTGATGCGCTGGAGAACTCTCCCCACCACGCACACACACCGTGGGCGCGATTATGGGTTCAGATGGGAACCCAAGTAGGGAACTTGGACAGGAGCTGCCTGggttacccctccccccaagaacTCATAGAGTCCAAGGTCgcagggaggcacagagggaggaacaCCAATGCGAGATAAGGGGATGGCAAGACCCAACGGGGCAAAGGGCGGAGCAGGTGGGCGCCGGTAGCCAGGAATGGGGCCTGACTGctcctgggcagggcagggggcaccGACAgggctggggggggagggggtcaggctGCGGGAGTCAGGGCCAGTGTTGCCCCTTCTGAACGCTCCCTCCCCCACAGGTGGACGAGGAGGTACTCAAGTGCAGTAGCGCCGTATCCAGCTTGGCCTTCGCTCTGGCATTCCTGCAGCGCATGGACATGAAGCCCCTGGTTGTCCTAGGGCTGCCCGCTCCCACGGCGCCCTCCGGCTGCCTTTCCTTCTGGGAGGCCAAGGCACAGCTGGCCCAGAACTGCAAGGTGCTGGTGGATGAGCTGCGGCACAACGCTGCCCCTGCCGTGCCTTTTTTCGGCGGCGGCTCGGTGCTGAGCGCGGCTGAGCCCGCCCCTCACGCCAGGTTAGTGCGGGTCCCGCGTGCGCCCGGCGTCCTTAGACCTCGCCCGGccacccgccccgccccagccccgcagGCCTGGAGGGGGCCCTCTTGAGCACGGCGTCTGGCCCCACAGCTACGGCGGCATCGTCTCCGTGGAGACCGACCTGCTACAGTGGTGCCTGGAGTCCGGCAGCATCCCCATACTGTGCCCCATCGGGGAGACGACGGCGCGCCGCTCCGTCCTCCTCGACTCGCTGGAGGTGACCGCGGCTCTGGCCAAGGCGCTACAGCCCACCAAAATCATCTTCCTCAATAATACAGGAGGCCTGCGCGACAGCAGTCAGAAGGTGTATCCCCTCCGTTCGGGCGCCGCTCGCGGGACCCCGGTCCCGGCTGAGTccttcttgggctccctgctcgcctCCCTGACGGGCCCCAGAGTCAAGCCGGGTGGCTAGGGAATGGCTTGGTGCCCAGATCCGAACCCTC
Protein-coding regions in this window:
- the NAGS gene encoding N-acetylglutamate synthase, mitochondrial; its protein translation is MHPEKTLRPQSAPRPGWSSPALQQVKSPPEPGAVDRSALVGGPASLVVMATARLAWALRTTSVGGRLRGPRGPGGARRLSGSARRRTARGASPGRRLSTAWAPAQPAREGPEGAEDDLRSPAREEQEWTPPPAPPGPPDPPGPPAGRSLVQRDIQAFLNQCGASPGEARHWLTQFQTCYHSADKPFAVIEVDEEVLKCSSAVSSLAFALAFLQRMDMKPLVVLGLPAPTAPSGCLSFWEAKAQLAQNCKVLVDELRHNAAPAVPFFGGGSVLSAAEPAPHASYGGIVSVETDLLQWCLESGSIPILCPIGETTARRSVLLDSLEVTAALAKALQPTKIIFLNNTGGLRDSSQKVLSNVNLPADLDVVSNAEWVSTKERQQMRLIVDVLSRLPHHSSAVIAAAATLLTELFSNKGSGTLFKNAERMLRVRSLDSLDQRRLVNLVNASFGKKLRDDYLASLRPRLHSVYVSEGYNAAAILTTEPVLGGTPYLDKFVVSSSRQGQGSGQMLWECLRRDLQTLFWRSRVTNPINPWYFKHSDGSFSNKQWIFFWFGLADIRDSYELVNHAKGLPDSFCKPASDPGS